A part of Paramisgurnus dabryanus chromosome 15, PD_genome_1.1, whole genome shotgun sequence genomic DNA contains:
- the casp10 gene encoding caspase-8 — MAFLCDEEMKFQQMLLRVQESLGDDDLQDLLFLCSDLLSPRELSEASTATDLFSCLQTKELLSPNDPSLLVELLTIMKQNNLIRKLGLDGCMENNGTISAYRLLLFELSQSICDKDLKNIKFMLGKTLPRKKLERETTLLQLFWELEKEDRLDENNVEILQEVIGNVYPALEKRIIQYKEEAAGETFIAQETENNFSMSVQPLSVTSLPLDEMMEEQVDRVSVTEDQSQSLDITSGISNESSHLCVSDDPEIHQYEMKGDKRGICLIINNCNFTSMQMREGTDIDKESLKAVFQWLGFEVCTEQDCDKKRMLEVLKDLAGRDHTGADCVVCCVLSHGCVDGVFGTDEGKVTFRELKESLQCSSLFRKPKLFFIQACRGTSKQRPMWPQNNRADDVAFGDADISTDSIPDSIPEGADFLLAMSTVPDNVSFREKTKGTWFIQALCHNLKQLVPRGVDLLSILTQVNNDVSRKSHPTGRWKQMPQPEFTLTKRVVFPIPKTQPPQ, encoded by the exons ATGGCATTTCTCTGTGATGAAGAGATGAAGTTTCAGCAGATGCTGTTAAGAGTACAGGAGTCTCTCGGGGACGATGATCTGCAGGATCTGCTTTTCCTCTGCTCAGATCTTCTCAGTCCAAGAGAGCTCAGCGAGGCGTCTACAGCCACAGACCTCTTCAGTTGTCTTCAAACCAAAGAGCTGCTGTCACCCAATGATCCATCTCTGCTTGTGGAGCTACTCACTATCATGAAACAAAACAATCTGATTCGGAAACTGGGTTTAGATGGATGTATGGAAAACAACGGCACAATCTCAGCGTACAG ACTGTTGTTGTTTGAGCTGTCACAATCCATCTGTGATAAGGACCTGAAAAACATCAAATTCATGTTGGGTAAAACACTACCACGCAAAAAACTGGAGAGAGAGACG ACACTGTTGCAGTTGTTTTGGGAGCTGGAGAAGGAAGACCGTCTGGATGAAAATAATGTAGAGATTCTACAGGAAGTTATAGGAAACGTCTATCCTGCTTTAGAAAAAAGAATTATTCAATATAAAGAAGAGG CTGCAGGTGAAACGTTCATTGCTCAGGAGACTGAAAATAATTTTTCCATGTCAGTTCAG CCTTTATCAGTGACATCACTCCCATTAG ATGAAATGATGGAGGAGCAGGTGGACAGAGTCAGTGTAACTGAAG ATCAGAGCCAGAGTTTGGACATTACCTCAGGGATTTCAAATGAGAGTTCACATTTATGTGTTTCTGATGATCCAGAG ATTCATCAATATGAGATGAAGGGTGACAAAAGGGGGATATGTTTAATCATCAACAACTGTAACTTCACCAGCATGCAGATGAGAGAAGGAACAGACATTGACAAAG AGAGTTTGAAGGCTGTATTCCAGTGGCTGGGCTTTGAAGTCTGTACAGAACAGGACTGTGATAAGAAACGAATGCTGGAGGTCTTAAAGGATCTGGCCGGTCGTGATCACACTGGGGCGGATTGCGTGGTCTGTTGTGTGCTTAGCCACGGATGTGTGGATGGAGTATTTGGGACAGATGAAGGGAAAGTCACATTTAGAGAGCTGAAGGAGTCGCTACAGTGTTCTTCCCTCTTTCGGAAACCCAAACTGTTCTTCATCCAAGCCTGCAGGGGAACCAGCAAGCAGAGACCGATGTGGCCACAGAATAACAGAGCCGATGACGTGGCATTCGGTGATGCTGATATTTCCACAGACTCCATACCTGACTCCATACCTGAGGGAGCAGACTTCTTGTTAGCCATGTCCACAGTACCTGACAATGTGTCCTTCAGAGAGAAAACTAAAGGAACCTGGTTTATACAAGCTCTCTGTCATAACCTGAAACAGCTGGTGCCAAG GGGTGTGGATCTGCTGTCTATCCTGACACAAGTGAACAATGATGTAAGCAGAAAATCCCACCCCACTGGTAGGTGGAAGCAGATGCCACAACCAGAGTTCACCCTTACTAAGAGAGTTGTTTTTCCCATCCCTAAAACCCAACCACCACAATAA